The sequence ATCGGGGAGCAGCTGGCAGCCGCAGGCACCAGCTACGAGAAACTCAGCCAGCCACACCGTCCGATCTTCTCCCGGCTCGAGCAGGTGCCTGACACCAGCACGCGCCCGGTGGTCGTGTCCGACGAGATCGACGCCCGCGCCGCCACCCTCAGAGCGCTCGACATCCTGGAGCGGTCGCCGAACGGCTACGTCCTGGTAGTCGAATGGGACGCCCACACCAGCGACCCGCGTAGGGGACTGCAGAACATTGTCGATTTCGACCGGCTGATCGCGGAGGTGGAGAGCCGCGTCGATCTGGACGAGACGCTGCTCCTATTCACGGCCGATCATTCCTTCGGCATCCAGGTCGACGGTGGCCACCCCGGTGAGGACCTGCTCGAGGGCTACGACGCCTGGAGGGCCAGCGACAACGATGAGGACGTCGCACGCCTCGAGAACGTGCTGGTCAACGACTCGCACACGGGCGAGGAGGTCGCTGCGCTCGCCATCGGCGCGGGCGCCGAGCGCGTCCACGGCTACTTCCCGAACACCTACCTTTTCCAGGTGATGCTGGAGGCCCTGGGCTTCCAGGCCGACGCCGCCTCGAGCCGCTGACGAAGTACGCCTCACGTGGCCGGGAGCACCCAGGTTCGCTCCCGGCCATCCCCCTCTCAGGAAACGCCTTCGGGTGATTTCTCACCCGCTCCCCCCGTCTCCTTGTCTCTTTGTCCCCGCTATCTCTCCCTCCCCCCGCCAGGCCGAGTGGGAGACTGCTTTTGCGCAACACACAGCCTGTCTTAAAACACTTGCTCACCGGCTCGACGGCACGCATACTTGACTGTGGGCGTTGAGTCCCGCGCACGACCCTTCAGCCCTGGCTTTCGTCCGCTGGGCTCCTCTTCTTCCGCCGCCTTTGTCAGGCACCCCTTCCCGGAAACACGGATGCCAATCATACCGATCGTGCGGTGCAGCCAGATGGCGTCAGCCGTTCGATTCTACACGCGGGTGCTCGACTTCGAGTTGGCAGAAGAGAGCCTGGAGGTGGAGGAACCGGCCTTCAACGTCCTGAGGCGGGGTGACGACCTCCTCTACCTTTCCAGCCACTCCGGAGATGGAGAATTCGGGCAGGCCATTGTTCTGAGCGTGAACGACGTCGACGCTCTGCACCGTGAATTCACGACGCGAGGGCTTCGACCCCCCGCCAATCCTGACTCTCCGGTTCATCAGGGGCCGATCGATCAAAGCTGGGGCACGCGCGAGTTCTATGTCGACGATCCAGACGGCAACACGCTGCGTTTCACTGAACAGTAAGCCGTCGTCGAACTTAGGGGACAGAGGCAGGTCAACCCTGGAACGTGTCACAGCGGAGGATGACCATGGCATACCGTGACGACTTCTACACAGTCGAGAACATCATCGGTATCACCGGGCCCGTGAACGAGCTTCCCACGGTCTATTTCAAGAACACCGCGACCGGGGAGTACGGGCATATCACCCAGATCCATCACTACGATTGGAACGTGGGTCGGACAGGGGTGGTGACAGATGGTGGCTGGACGATCGTCAACCAGTGCACCCAGGCCTGCGGCTGCGGCAAGGACGCCGCGCATGAGTACAATGGACGGGGGCAATGCTTCCATGTCAGTCGCAACAAGTTCGTCCCGGTGAACCAGTTGAGTGCGGACGAGCTGGCGGTGGCTGAGCAGGCCATCTGGCGATGCCCGTACAAAAAGACCGATCCACTCAACTGGGTCCTGCGCAACGCTCTGGATCAGATCTATGCGCGGAGGTGGAACGAGGCTCACTCGGTGGGTGCCCGCACGCCGCAGGGTCGCGGTCGGCGGGGGGCTGTCGATTACACCGCCAGCGGCCTGGCCAATCGTGTGTACAAGATCGTCTATCCCAACCGGAGCTGAGACAGAGGGCAGGCCCTTATCTGCAAGGCGGCCTCGGGGCGCCTCGACCGAGTAAAGGCGCTCGCGCATCGCCTGCAAGCAGACCGATCTCGAGGTAGATTCTCTGGGGCCGACTTGCCCCTTGCGGCGGGGTGTGTCCAGCGGGAGCGCACGGCGGATTGGACGCACAGGCTGGAACAGATGCCTGACCTATTCTCGCGGCCAGCAGGTGCACCATGGGAGACCCCCTCTCCATCCGCATGCTAGAGACGGTCAAGTACAGCGCGATCGCCCTTGCTGTGCTGATGGTGGCCGGCATCCTGACCCTGATGGGGCTCGCCCGCGGAAAGTCGGGAGAGGACGGAGATATCGCCGGCGTCGTCACCCCTGCGTTGTTGCTGACGCTGGTGTCTCTCGCCGTGGCCGCCGCTGCGGCTGTCCGTCAGAAGCGCGCGGAGCGCCTCGGCTGAGCGTTGCCGCGTGCAAAGACCCGAATGGAATCATCAGCCAACGACGAATCCAACGGATACGACGCGATCGCGAACCTCTACATTGCCGGCCGAGGCTCCCGTCCTCGCGTCGGCGACTCGGTCGGCGCCGCTGTCATCAAAGCCTGGGCCCGCTCCTTTCCCCGGGGGGCGACGGTGCTCGACCTCGGCTCGGGTCCGGGTGAGCCGAGCACGCGGATCCTCCAGGAAGCCGGTCTGACGATCTACGCAGTCGACGCCTCACCGACCATGGTCGCGGCGTTCCGCGAGCGATTCCCGGGCGTTTCAATCGAGCGAAATACCGCCGAGGCCTCGGAGTTCTTCCACCGCACCTTCAACGGAGTGCTCGCCTGGGGTCTGTTGTTCCTGCTCGAGCCGGCCGCGCAGGCGCTCGTCATCGAGAAGGTAGGACGCGCTCTCGAGCCCCGGGGACGCTTTCTGTTCACTGCACCCCGGGAGCCCGTTAAATGGCTGGACGCCATGACGGGGCGCCCGTCGCGATCGCTGGGGGCCCCCACGTATGAGCGACTTCTGCGCGAGGCCGGCCTGACCCTGGTCGGCGAGGCAGAGGACGGGGGCGACAACCACTACTACTTTGCCGAGAAGTTGTAGGCGGGAGGTGCTCAAACAGCCCCTTCAGGCTGGTTCGGTTGCTGATGACGAAGCAGGCGCCCAGTTTGAGGTCTCGCAGCTTCGCGCAGCTTCTAGCAACGTGGCGCGCACATAGGGCGTGCTTGCCCCCAAGTCCTGAGCGTTGAGCCAGCTTTGCAGACGTCGTATGGATAGTTCGTGGCAGGGATTTCATCACGTGGCACTGGTCACACCGGACCTCGACCGGACGATCGCGTTCTACCGGGACGTGCTCGGCATGACGATCGGCGAGGTCCGCACCGGCGGAGGAGTGCTCCCGCAGCGCCACTGCTTCATCCGACCGGGGGAGGCGGCCGCCACCTGGGGGTTGCATTTTTTCGAGCATCCGGATGCTCAGATTCCGCAGTTCCCCGAGGGTCTCCGGAGTCGCGGCTTCATTCCGGGTGCACTGCAACACATCGCCTTCGCTCTGCCGGACGCGCAGGCTGCGGAGCGACTACGTGAGCGCTTGACCGCCCACGGGGTGGAGGTGACGCCCACCAACCGGATCGGTTCGATCGAAAACATGCTGTTCTTCGACGTCCACGGTCTGATGCTGGAGGCGACCTGGCCGGCTGCGCAGTGAAGGAACCATGCTCTTCGGCCTTACTCATCCAGGAAAGGCGATCGGCTACACCTCGATCTTCCTTGCCGCCGGGTTCGTGTGGGGTGCGCTGGCGGCAAACGTCCCGGCGCTCCGCAACGCTCGGGGAATCCCTCTTCTGGCGCGAAACTGGGCGGTGGCGCTCCCGGTCTTCGTCTTGTGGGTTGGCCTGAGCTACTTCCTCGCCCGGCGCTATCTCGAGCTCTCCGGCGGGGGCGCCGGCGAGGGATTTCGGCTGGGGATCCTGTTCGCGACGGCGGCCCTTCTGTTCGACGTGGTGGTCGTGGCGTGGTTGGTGGGTCAGGGCCGGCGGCACTTCGCACAGCCGCTCTTGTGGATCACCTACCTGCTCCTGCTGCTCATCCCCTGGTTCATCGGCACGTCGATGGCGTAGCCGGTGATCGGTTGAGAGGTTCCAACAGCGTCGCGGGCAGCACGCCGTTGCAGCGGCCGCGGGTCGACAGGTCTTCCACTTCGCAGGGATGCTTGACATGGCCACGGAGAATCAGGTCGTCATCCCGATGCTCGCGCACGAGGACGGCATGGCGGCGATGGACTGGCTCTGCCGGGCTTTCGGCTTTGTCGAGCGGACGAGGATCGCCGACGCCGAAGGGCGGCTGGCACACGGCGAGCTGGACGTGGGGGGCGGCCTGGTGATGCTCGCTTCACCGACGCCGGACTACGAGGGACCGAGGCGGCATCGGGAGCACTGCGAGCGCGCGAGAAAGTGGTCCTCCGTCCCGTGGATCATCGACGGAGTCCTGGTTCACGTGCACGACCTGGACGCGCATTTCGAGCGTGCCAGGGCGGCGGGCGCGACCATCCTGACGGGCATCGAAGAAGGGCCTCCCGGGCGGCGCTACCGGGCCGAGGATCTCGAGGGTCATCGCTGGTTCTTCATTGAACGCGAGCATGCCTCCGACTGACGATCCGCTGCAGGTGGCCTCAGCTTGCGCGCCATTCCTCGGCGGAGGGCGTTCAGAGAACGCTCAGCGTCTCGCCGCACCCGAGCTCGACGGAGTCATCTTCGGCGAAGTTCGCGCGCGATCCTGGCGCCGTCTCTGAGATTCCGTGAGGATCAAGCTCGTTTTCCTGGCCTGCGTGCTGCCGCTAGGTGAGGCCGGGGTCGATCATCCTGCTCCCGAGCCGTCGAGAGTCGCTCGAGGCCGTGGAAGGAATCATCCAGCGCCTGCGAGCGGACGGCTACTCGTTCGTACGAGTATCGGAGCTCCTCGATCGTCGCAGGTAGGAAATCGGCACCAGCTCGACCTCCGCGGGTCGCGAGTTCTGGGGTCGCGGAGACCGCACGGCAACTCCGAGTGGAGAAACGGACATGATGAGCAAGAGCGATGTCACCGCGGAGCTCCTGGAAGCCTTTTGCGGTGCATGGAACCGGCACGACATCGATTCTCTCATGGCGTTCATGGCGGAGGACTGCGCGTTCGAATCGTCGGCGGGCCCGGACGCCTGCGGCACTCGCTATGCCGGCCGTGAAGCGGTGCGCACCGCCTTTGTCGATGTGTGGGCGGTTTTCCCCGATGCCCACTGGGGAAACGCATGCCATTTCGTGCACGGGGATCGGGGAGTCTCGGAGTGGATCTTCACCGGTACACGGGCTGACGGTAGTCGCGTGGAGGTGCACGGTTGCGATCTGTTTACCTTTCGTAACGGCAAGATCGCGCTGAAGAACTCGTACCGTAAGAACCGGCCACCTCTGCTTGAACCAGATCGGTGAGCCAGCAATCGGCGCCTGGAGCGTTGCTGCCCGAGGGAAGGCGTGTCTGTGCTTCGCGGCCCTGGGCGGCCTTCCGGGCATTTCGGTGATCGCCCCTCTCAATCCGTCCGTCAACCCGTCCGACCGGGCGGCATCAATGGTTCGAATTCGAAACGCCGCGGTAGCGCAAGGCTGCGATCGAGTGACTTCGGATGAACGAGGCTGCGGCGGAGATCGCAGACGGACGCGAGTCACCCGCATAGACCAACAATGACGTTACCGCTCTACCGGGCCGCGACCGCTCCAGCGGCGGCGGTGATGATGATGACGCTCCTCGTCGCCTGCACCGCTGGGCGGAACACGCCGTCCATGACAGCCACGCCCGCCGCTCTGCAGGACGCTCCCGTGGCGGCACTGAACGTGGACGTCCTGGTCTACGGCGGCACCTCGGCCGGTGTGATCGCCGCCTACACGGCCCGCATGTACGGCAAGTCGGTGCTGCTCGTCGAGCCGGGGCGACACCTGGGCGGCATGAGCTCGGGGGGCCTCGGCCAGACCGACATCGGCAACAAGTACGCGGTCACGGGTCTGGGCCTCGACTTCTACCGCCGTGTCGGCCGCGTCTACGGCCGCTTCGAGGCGTGGCAGTTCGAGCCCAAGGTGGCCGAGCAGGTCTTCGAGAGCTACGTCGACGAGGCGGAGGTGGAGGTGCTCTTCTCGCGCCGTCTGAAGTCTCTGTCGAAGGAGGGCACGGACATCCGCACCGTCACCCTCGAATACGCGGGTGGGGGTGGGGGAGCGCCCGATCTGGTGGTGGCCGCGCGGCAGTTCATCGA is a genomic window of Longimicrobiaceae bacterium containing:
- a CDS encoding nuclear transport factor 2 family protein; the protein is MMSKSDVTAELLEAFCGAWNRHDIDSLMAFMAEDCAFESSAGPDACGTRYAGREAVRTAFVDVWAVFPDAHWGNACHFVHGDRGVSEWIFTGTRADGSRVEVHGCDLFTFRNGKIALKNSYRKNRPPLLEPDR
- a CDS encoding VOC family protein; this translates as MATENQVVIPMLAHEDGMAAMDWLCRAFGFVERTRIADAEGRLAHGELDVGGGLVMLASPTPDYEGPRRHREHCERARKWSSVPWIIDGVLVHVHDLDAHFERARAAGATILTGIEEGPPGRRYRAEDLEGHRWFFIEREHASD
- a CDS encoding alkaline phosphatase, with protein sequence MNRYSSRLLASLLAASLLGCAHAQVQPQPGQARNVILFLADAGGIPAINAASLFGYAAPLKLHVQQWPYLGLSDTSPVDAYVSDSANGMSAIITGVKTKNGVISQGPDVVRGEKDGTPTKTLLEYAEEHGLRTGVVTTQAITDATPAATYAHANDRGKWGEILPQAFSPRFGDGVDVLIGAGRERIGEQLAAAGTSYEKLSQPHRPIFSRLEQVPDTSTRPVVVSDEIDARAATLRALDILERSPNGYVLVVEWDAHTSDPRRGLQNIVDFDRLIAEVESRVDLDETLLLFTADHSFGIQVDGGHPGEDLLEGYDAWRASDNDEDVARLENVLVNDSHTGEEVAALAIGAGAERVHGYFPNTYLFQVMLEALGFQADAASSR
- a CDS encoding VOC family protein, which encodes MDSSWQGFHHVALVTPDLDRTIAFYRDVLGMTIGEVRTGGGVLPQRHCFIRPGEAAATWGLHFFEHPDAQIPQFPEGLRSRGFIPGALQHIAFALPDAQAAERLRERLTAHGVEVTPTNRIGSIENMLFFDVHGLMLEATWPAAQ
- a CDS encoding class I SAM-dependent methyltransferase, which produces MESSANDESNGYDAIANLYIAGRGSRPRVGDSVGAAVIKAWARSFPRGATVLDLGSGPGEPSTRILQEAGLTIYAVDASPTMVAAFRERFPGVSIERNTAEASEFFHRTFNGVLAWGLLFLLEPAAQALVIEKVGRALEPRGRFLFTAPREPVKWLDAMTGRPSRSLGAPTYERLLREAGLTLVGEAEDGGDNHYYFAEKL
- a CDS encoding VOC family protein — its product is MPIIPIVRCSQMASAVRFYTRVLDFELAEESLEVEEPAFNVLRRGDDLLYLSSHSGDGEFGQAIVLSVNDVDALHREFTTRGLRPPANPDSPVHQGPIDQSWGTREFYVDDPDGNTLRFTEQ